The Bifidobacterium sp. WK012_4_13 genome contains the following window.
GACCGTGTTGAGGAAGTATGCCCCGAAATTGCCCTTTGACCACGCCTCTGCGAAATTGCCCCACTGGAACGATGAAACGATGCCCACGGGGTTGGTCACGAACTCGGAGGTGCTTTTCAGGGCGGTGTTCAGCAAATACAGCAGCGGGAATATGAAGAGTATGAGAATGCACGCCACGAAGAAATACATCAGCCATGGTGTCTTGCCGACACGTTGCGATCTGGCTACCTTGCTGCTCGCCCCTGTCGTCCGATGACGCGAGTACGGGGTCTTCAGCGTGCCTGTCTGGGTTTTGCCGGTGGTGCTCATTTCTGTTCCCTTCTACGCAGATAGGCCAAGGTCGCAATCGTTATGACCCCGACCAGCACGAACTGAACCATTGAAATCGCGGCTGCATAGCCCTGCGACTGCGAGAGCGTGGTCCCCGAACGCCCCCCGAATGCCTGCATGTAGACCTGCAGGGAAAGAACCTGCGTGCCTTTCTTGTCGGCTCCGGTCAGCACGTAGGTCAGCTGGTAGCTTTGGAGCGCATTCACGATGCCCAGCAGGACGTTCGCCGTGACTGACGGTGAGAGCATGGGGAGCGTCACGAATCTGAACTGCGCCCAGGGCCCTGCCCCATCGATGCTGGAAACCTCATACAGTTCCTGTGGAATGGCCTGAAGACCAGATAGGAATATGATCACCGAGGTTCCACAGACCATCCAGATCTGCACGAATATCACGAGATAGAGCGCTATGTTCTGGTCTCCGAAGAAGGCGGAGTTCTTTCCAAACAGCAGCAGCACCTGCTGGATTGGCCCGCCTGACGTGTTGAACATCAATGACCACACAAGGGCGGTGACGGTGACGCCGAGAACAGTTGGCATGAAGACGACGGCACGGTATATGTTTCTTCCGCGCAGCTTGGGGTTGTTTAGCAGGATCGCGATGCCCAGCGCCAGGGTGATTTGAATGATCGTCGAGAGCGATGCGAAGATCAGCGTGTTCTTGAGGGCGTTGAGGTTGTCTGCTCGATGGCCGAGCCCGAAGTATTGGATGTAGTTCTGGAGCCCTATGAACTTTGTTGGCAGATACGTCACCCCTCGTAGATCGGTGAACGACACCACGAGCACGGCGATGGCAGGAACGAAGGCGAAGACGAAGAGAACCGCGAGAGCGATTCCGAAGGTGATTCGCAGCGGACCCTTGGAAGAGAACGGAAAGGTATTTTTTTCAGACATGATTATCTCCAATTGGAAGCGGTGCGGCAGCTGACATTACCGCCACACCGCAGTTGAGCCTTATGACTGGAAGGTGTCAGTCAGCTGCCGTTCAGAATGCCGCAGACCATGCGGATTCGGACGAAGCGGCGGCGCTTTGAGCTGATTTCGTGCCAAGAGGCGAAAGGGCTGGGTAGTTGAACGGATAGACGGCATCTTCGCCGGCCTTGTTGTTCGCGACCCACACCTGATCCCAGGCAGGTTCATATTTTTCCGTGTATTGGGAGATCGACTTGAGGAACTTCGATGTGTCGATGCCGGGTTGGGACGAAGAGAATCCAGCTGTCTTCGCGAAGGTCGTATACGTCGATTTCTCAGAGAAGAACGACAGCCACTTCAATGCCGCTGCCTTGTTCTTCGTGGCTGAGGCCACGCCGAGCTGGAGCTCGATTTTGCCGTTGAGAACCGAATTGTCGCTGGCGTTGTCGGAGGCGGGGAATGGGATGTATCCAAAGTCGAACGCCCCGTTCACTGCCGATTCGATCGTGGGCTCGTTCCAAGTTCCATCGGGCATCATCGCAAAGTTGCCCCGTGCGAATGCCGCGGGAAGATCGTCATATCCGGCGCCCGAGAAGTTCTGCTGGGCATTGTTGAAGATCGTCTGAGTCTTCTCGAGTATGCCTTCAGGCTTCGAGTCCGTGAGCGAGACCTTCTGCGTCCACAGATTCTTGGCCAGAGCCTGCTTGGCGGCCAGCGTCGGGTATTCGGAGGCTACGCTTCCGAGCATGATCAGACCGGCAGGCCAGGTGTCCTTTCCGCCGATTCCGAAGGGCGTGATGCCCTTGCTCTTCAGAGTGCTCATCACGGATTCAAGTTCGGACCATGTCGTCGGAGCTTTCAATCCATTGTCTGCAAAGATCTTCTTGTTGTAATAGATTCCTGTCGAATAGCTCAGGCCGGTTGGCACGGAATACTGTTTTCCGCCGATTTCCTGAGCCTTCAGGACCGAGGAGGTGTAATCCTTCATGAATGACTCATTCGTCAGGTCCACAAGACCGCCTGACTGGGCCATGAGCGTGTCGTCCGAAGTGGAATCCTTCGCATAGCTCGGCACTTCGACGAAATTCTTCAAGACGAAGATGTCCAGAGTTCCGGCTGAAAGGCGCGATGCCTTTGTCGCGGGATAGGAGTCGTTGGGAACGGAGGAGAAGTTCACCTTGACTTTGGGATACTTTGCTTCGAATGCCTTGTTGACCTGCTTGAATGCCGTGTCTGATGCGGATGCGCTGGAAACCAGAATGTTAAGTTGTCCAGATATTTCAGAATCGCTGGAACTGGAAGATCCTGTCGAACCGCAGGCTGCCGTTGTCCCGACGGCGGCGAGCATCGCCACCGCGGCGACCATGCCACGGCCGAGCTTTCCGCGAAAACTGCTAGTTGGTTTCATCTCTAACTCCTTTGTTAAACCGAAACGTTTCGGCTAAACAAGTATATATCAAAAAATCGGACTTGGAGGACAGATCAGGCGATTATTTATGGGGCGCCCGTCCGACGGAATTGCCAAGGACGATGCTTGCAGGCGGAATCGTGCGGTTTTCCGGGTGTCCACCATCGACTATCTGCATCAGCATCTCCGCCGCCTCGCGCGCCAGATGCCGTGGATTCGTCTGCGCCGTGACCAAGGTCGGCCGAATGTAGGTGGAAAGCGCGATGCCATCGTATCCGGTGACTGAAACGTCCTGTGGGATTCGCAGACCGAGATCCTTGCATCCCTGGATGAATCCAACCGCCATGAGGTCGTTGCTGCAGACCACCGCGGTGGGGCGCGGCGTCTGCCGCATCATCGTCGACGCGGCCCGCTTGCCGCCTTCGTAGGTAAAGTCTCCATGGAAGACGGGACCGATGCGCAGGCCATGCAGGTGCATCGTCTGCTCCCAGGCGTGCTGGCGGACATAGGAATGCAGGAACTCCTGCGGTCCGCTGACGTGGCCGATGTTCGTATGTCCTTGGCTGATGAGGAGCTCGGTCAATTGCCTGAATGGGATGGAGGCATCCTGTCTGACATTCGGGAACTGCAGTGAGTTCGCGGAATTGATCGCGACTGCGGGCAGTCCCAGCTCCCTGACGAGCTCGGCACGCGCATCGTTGATCTTCAACTCGTTGAGGAACACGCCATCGACGCGGCCATCCGAGGAAAGCTTCCTGTATCGTTCAAGCGTTTCGCGCTCGCTTTTGCTTATCTGAAGCACCAGGGCATAGTCCTTATGCGAGATGACCTCTTCGATGCCGGTGATGAAGCTTCCGAAGAAGGGGTCGGACTCGAGGACGTCTATGTCTCGTTGAATCACCAGCCCGATCGAAAAGGTTCGCTTCGAAGAAAGGCTACGGCCTCTGAGGGAAGGCGTGTATCCCAGTTCCTCGGCCTTCGCGACGATTCGCCTTCTTGTCTTGTCGGAAACGCCCGGACGATTGTTCAAGGCCGCAGAGGTCGAGCTCAGCGCGACGCCGGCCGCCTTCGCGACATCGACGATGGTCACGCGTCTCTTGCTGTCCGCAGATTTATCTGGCATGTTCCGTACTCTATCCGACACTGAAAAACAATATATAGTATTCCACATATGTCCAATATTGAAAGGATCTCAGGAACCACGGCGGTTCAGGGATCCTTCTGCATATGCCGTCGTCGCGCCGTGCACGGCTGCTATCGTTGTCAACGAAGCCAGGGAGCTTCGCCGTCGGCAAGGGGGCTGAAATGGTTGCGAAGAGGAGAGGTTCGCGTCGCGTCGCGCTTCTTCTCACCGCGCTGTTCCTCGCGACCGCCCTCGTCGGCGTATTCATGGTGGGCAGGGGTGCTGTCGAGTATCATAGTGCGGCCAAGGACATGCACGGCAATTCGGTGACCATGGATTCGGATGAACTGCCCGATGGGCAGCAGACGAGACGGATGCATGCGGTCCAAGACCTTGGCCTGACGCTGGAGGTACCTGCCGTGTCGATGAAGGTTCCTGTGGGGGAGCTCTCCGCAGTCGACGGCGTGATCACCCCACCGACGTTCACGCAGGCATATCTGGTTCGCAATCGCGGGGTGGGCCTGCAGAAAGCGGCCGATGGGACGGTGTATGTGGTGACCCATTCTCTCAGCGACGGATTCGCCCCGGGAAACTACCTCTTCGACGTCGCGGCGCAGAGGGCGACCGTGAAGCGTGGAGACGCCCTAAGGATCGCCGGCCTGAACTATTCGGTCGATTCCAGCGAGATGATAGCCAAGACGAGCCTGGCATCGCGCTCCGATGTCTGGGATTCGGTCCCGGGGCGACTGGTGCTGATAACGTGCCTGCAACGCCAGCATGGGCGCTCACTTCGCAACCTCGTCATTTTCGCGCAGCTGCAATAACGGGGCTGTCGATTTCCCTTCCTGACTTGACACTGATCGTTGCCTTAAATTATCATGAGAAAGCCGAAACGTTTCGGTATTCAATCAATCAGACAAGGACGACTGATGAGATCGATTAGTTCAACAACAATCATCAGTGCTTGCATCGCGACGGCGACATTGCTATCCGCATCTGTCGGGACACTCGCGATTTCAGCAACCGCAAGCGCTGAATCAACCTCAACCAACACGGCAATAACGCTCAACGATCTTGCTGACAGCAGTTCAGCGCAGCAACGCTGGATCAGCGAGCCAACGTCAAGAATCGCCTTGAATCCAAGTCATAGTCAGACCGACGATGCCAAGCCAACGAGCGATGACAGCCTCGATACCGTGTTCTACACCAATCAGGACAAGAAAACTGCGGATAACGTCGTGAGAAACAGCTTCACCGACACCGCTCAGGCATCGACCACGGCCACGGCCTACGATGAAGGGGATGCAACTCCTGCGCTGAGCGACGACTTCGGTCCCTCGGACGAAGGATCGTGGACGGCCACCAACGGCAAAGGTTCGATTTCGTTCGTCGACAACGCGGGAATCGTGGCTCCGAGCGGAGGGGACACTTGGGTGGGCTTCGGCCGCAGCGTGACTTTCGACGCGGCAGCCAAGCCGATCATCATGGTCACGGTCGCCTCGACCACCGGAAAATGGGCCTTGAAGATCAACGATGGCAGTAGCGACACCAATCTGCAGAACGATACCGATGCAACCGGAACCTTCGCCTATGATCTTAGCGATTTCGGAATCTCCGGCAGCAAGGCATACACGATCAAGATCTTCAGCTCCAATAGTGGCACCACGACATTCAAGAGCCTTTCGATCCATGCGCGCCCCGCGCAGTCCGACGACTTCACCCAGACTTCGATCAAGGATTGGATGACCAACGTTCAGTCGAACAACGGAGCGACGATCTCACAGGCAGATTCTGGCCTTGGAGCGACGATAAGGAGTACGAGCAGCTCAAACTTCGGTGCCGTGGCGAAAGCCTTCACCGTCGACCTGTCGAAGACACCCATCCTTACGGTTGCCGTCAACTCATTGAGCGCCGGTTCAAAGTGGGCGCTGAAGCTCAGTGGCGCCAATGGATCAGGTGATTTCGCCATAATCCAGAACGACACCGATCGCAGTGGCGTCTTCAGCTATGACCTTCAATCCATGACGGGCAAGACGGGAGAACAGACATTTTCCGTCAAACTGTTCTCCACGCAGTCGGCGCTGCCAACTTCATTCAATGTGACGCGTCTGTCTTTCCACAGCATCGATTATTGGACGCAGAACCCGACTGACTACGTCAACACATGGAATCCGCAGTCGCTTGACTGGAAGGGAAGCTATGGAGATTCCGGAAGCTATTCCACCCAAGACCTGTTCGTTGACGACGCCACCGTATCGCGACTCATCGATCCCACGTCGCTCAGCGATGGAAATCCGACGCTGACCGGTAACTTCACCGGAACTGTCTCTTGGAATCCCACAGACCGTGTGCTGACCATCAACAATGGCGATGCCTACACAAGGGCGGTGGCGTTCCCTGCGTCTGCAACGGTATCGTTCTATGACAGCCAGGCCGACGCATCGATGGGTGCGGATGGTTCCTCGACTCCAACGGCAACGAGCCAAACCTGGCTGGCGATCATGCCGAACGATCAGAAATCCGCGATAGGTCTGGGATATGCGTACGATACGACGGCTCAGGCCAGGACCGATGCGGCGAAGAGCGCGGTCGGCGGCACCAAGGTTGACACGGTCGTGGCAGCCCTGGCCAGCCGAGTCAAGGAATGGTCCGAATTCCTGAACAAGGTTCCTGCAGTAGGCGACTATTCGCTTCACGTCACCGACTACCAGGGGACCAGCCAGTCCGAGATCCGCGCGATGTACTATCGGGCATTCGTCGATCTACGGCAGACCGTCGTGCCTCCCCAGCCGGAAAGCGGCATCAGCCACTATCAGGTTGCAACCGGCAAGGCTGCCACATATAACGGCGGTTCATCCCGTAACAAGGCTTCGGCAAGCTGGGACTCCCTGCTCGGCATTGACTATCTCGCATACACCGATCCAGAGTATGCATGGGATTCCTTCATTGGAATGATGGCGGACGTTCAGTCGGACGGCAATCTCAATGGCGAATCCCTGCCAAGCAGGAAGGCGCAGACGGCATGGATGCTGTATTCGGTCACCGGCGACAAGGACAAGCTCAGGCAGGTATATTCAGCCGTCAAGGCGCATATGACATGGTCGAGCAAGAACCTGGCCTGGAACATCGCATCCCATTACCCAGGCAGCGGCGTTCCGGCCTCGGACGAACGCGATCTGGAATTCGTCGCATCGCTGGCAGTCGATCTTGGCTATGCTTCGAAGATCGCGGCCACGCTCGGTGAGACCGAAGACGTCTCGTACTTCACCGATGTGCAGAAGAATCTGTCGAGCGAGTTCTCACAGTGGTTTTTCAAGGATGGCAAGGCCGTCCAATACTATTGGACGAGCAAGGCCGATGCGACATATGACCAACGCAAGGGAAGCGCCCAATACGTCGCCACAGGACTGCACATGCCGAATCTGAGCAGCGGAGAGGTCGCCGCACTGATGACCAGATTCGATGAGGAATACGATCCCAGCCAACAGTTTGCAGGGCTGGCATCCGATGCCGTCAAGGCCCCTGACATTCAATTCGTCGCATACGGGCTGCTTGAGCAGGGCAAGGCCACCGAAGCCGAGACAGTGCTGGAGGAAGTGCTGCGCGATGTCGTCAGAACGCATGAGTTCAGCGAGGTGTATCAGGCTGGTGCCACTGATTCGAGTGGCAAGCAGGCCGAGCCGATTTCACGGGGAGAGAGCCCGACGACCTTCGGCATGGCACAGGTCATCGATAATCTCTGGATTCTCAACGGGTATCGTTCGGATGAAGGAACGCCGAC
Protein-coding sequences here:
- a CDS encoding ABC transporter substrate-binding protein translates to MKPTSSFRGKLGRGMVAAVAMLAAVGTTAACGSTGSSSSSDSEISGQLNILVSSASASDTAFKQVNKAFEAKYPKVKVNFSSVPNDSYPATKASRLSAGTLDIFVLKNFVEVPSYAKDSTSDDTLMAQSGGLVDLTNESFMKDYTSSVLKAQEIGGKQYSVPTGLSYSTGIYYNKKIFADNGLKAPTTWSELESVMSTLKSKGITPFGIGGKDTWPAGLIMLGSVASEYPTLAAKQALAKNLWTQKVSLTDSKPEGILEKTQTIFNNAQQNFSGAGYDDLPAAFARGNFAMMPDGTWNEPTIESAVNGAFDFGYIPFPASDNASDNSVLNGKIELQLGVASATKNKAAALKWLSFFSEKSTYTTFAKTAGFSSSQPGIDTSKFLKSISQYTEKYEPAWDQVWVANNKAGEDAVYPFNYPALSPLGTKSAQSAAASSESAWSAAF
- a CDS encoding class F sortase, with product MVAKRRGSRRVALLLTALFLATALVGVFMVGRGAVEYHSAAKDMHGNSVTMDSDELPDGQQTRRMHAVQDLGLTLEVPAVSMKVPVGELSAVDGVITPPTFTQAYLVRNRGVGLQKAADGTVYVVTHSLSDGFAPGNYLFDVAAQRATVKRGDALRIAGLNYSVDSSEMIAKTSLASRSDVWDSVPGRLVLITCLQRQHGRSLRNLVIFAQLQ
- a CDS encoding carbohydrate ABC transporter permease; the protein is MSEKNTFPFSSKGPLRITFGIALAVLFVFAFVPAIAVLVVSFTDLRGVTYLPTKFIGLQNYIQYFGLGHRADNLNALKNTLIFASLSTIIQITLALGIAILLNNPKLRGRNIYRAVVFMPTVLGVTVTALVWSLMFNTSGGPIQQVLLLFGKNSAFFGDQNIALYLVIFVQIWMVCGTSVIIFLSGLQAIPQELYEVSSIDGAGPWAQFRFVTLPMLSPSVTANVLLGIVNALQSYQLTYVLTGADKKGTQVLSLQVYMQAFGGRSGTTLSQSQGYAAAISMVQFVLVGVITIATLAYLRRREQK
- a CDS encoding LacI family DNA-binding transcriptional regulator, whose protein sequence is MPDKSADSKRRVTIVDVAKAAGVALSSTSAALNNRPGVSDKTRRRIVAKAEELGYTPSLRGRSLSSKRTFSIGLVIQRDIDVLESDPFFGSFITGIEEVISHKDYALVLQISKSERETLERYRKLSSDGRVDGVFLNELKINDARAELVRELGLPAVAINSANSLQFPNVRQDASIPFRQLTELLISQGHTNIGHVSGPQEFLHSYVRQHAWEQTMHLHGLRIGPVFHGDFTYEGGKRAASTMMRQTPRPTAVVCSNDLMAVGFIQGCKDLGLRIPQDVSVTGYDGIALSTYIRPTLVTAQTNPRHLAREAAEMLMQIVDGGHPENRTIPPASIVLGNSVGRAPHK